The Mercurialis annua linkage group LG7, ddMerAnnu1.2, whole genome shotgun sequence genome includes the window tggttcggttttatgGAATGCATAAATTGATATCTTTTTCTGAAACATATGCAGTTTGATAGACAGTTTAATTCCTTCATGGACACGGAATTTATGTTTGACAAAGGATCAAACTACCCTCCAACCTCCATACGACTTGGACCAAACTGTTTAGCAACAAACTTGTACCAGCTCTCTCCTACTGAGGTGATATAAGTTTCGCCTATTTTCTATGATAATATGTCTATAAAACTGGATTTTTGATACCCAGATTTGCAGGATCTAACTCTTGCTACTCTGTTGATGAGACATTTGCCATTCTATGAAAACATTGCTGTACAAGATACAATAACGGTCACCAAAGAGAAATACGGGTCCGTTCCTCGAATTTTCGTTGTGTGTGACCAAGATTTGATAATGACTGAGGATTTTCAGAGGTGGATGATCAAGAACAATCCGCCGGACGAGGTAAAGATTATAACTGGCTCTGATCACATGGTCATGTTTTCCAAACCACAAGAGTTATGCTCTTGCCTCCAGGAGATTGCCAAAAAATATGTATGAATTTCTACTTCCTTGTCCTGGAGATTGTTAGCCTATTGATGCCGAAGAGAAGTGAATAAAACATGGAAAATAATGTAACTGTAAATATTGGACCAGTAATTTTGCAGTATCTGCACGATTTTTACCAGTAATTTGGTaagaaatttcaaataattactGTGTTCTATAatataattgttcattttatcatttgacataatttaaaaaaaaaacacaatttaaattttattttatttttagaaatttatctTTATCTTTTCTAGTATACTCTTATTAATTACTATAACTAATTCACTTTCTTGAGAAATAACAAGAAATAGTGGACTTTAAATAGAGGTAATATAGAAAGATTAAGAACCAAATGTAAGAGAATTATTAGATTAGTTTGATTACCTAGACTTAATGATTGAACTGTTCATTAGATTATGTAATCCTCATTCTACAGTTGCATTACGATCACCATTTGgcagtttattattttatgtaatcCTCATTCTGCAGTTAAACTTTTCATTAAATGAGAAAGCCACCATAGCCTCCTTATCTCAACGTATTTGGCAGTTTACTATTTATTTGATCAAGATACTTCTCACAGAGTTGCCAATTGGAATTAACGACCGGGGACCAGTCCAAGGTCCCCGTCACTTAGTACAATGTGGATGTGGTATCTTCTAGACATCTATGAATAACTTTATCTTCTTGAAAATTAGTATACAGCCGAAACTTGTATGATTAAAATAGAGTTTTTCGTTGATAGTATAAAAGTAATCATTCAACAAGCGAAAGGGTAAGCAAAAGCTAAGCTATTCGACATGGAAGCGACTCAGAGGCATTTTGTTTTGGTCCATGGAGCCTGTCATGGAGCATGGTGTTGGTATAAGGTGGCAACTCTGCTGAAATCTGCTGGCCATAAAGTTACAACATTGGATATGGCTGCTTCTGGGGTCCACCCCAAGCAGGTGAATGATATCCCTTTATTTTCGGACTATTATGAGCCCTTGACGGAATTCATGACGACTTTGCCGCCAGACGAGAGGGTTATTCTTGTAGGTCACAGTATGGGAGGGCTTTGCTTATCTGCTGCCATGGAGAGGTTTCCTGAAAAAATTTCCGCTGGAGTATTTGCAACAGCTTTTATGCCAGGCCCCGGCTTCAGTTACATCACTGTGATAGAAGAGGTATGTTCTGCCCCTCTCTGAAATGCAAATACAAACGCCAGGATTGTTCCTGAAGTTATCAGAATCCATATGTTTATTTATCTTTACTAATTAGTTTTCTTTTGTCAATATAGCAATTTTTTCAATAGTTAAGATTATTTATATTAGCATAATCTATTACATGCTATAAGAACTTAGTCTATTACATGCTATAAGAAATTCTTTAAGTAGCTAAATGAGGAAGATGAGGGGATATTTGTCAATAAGAATTAAAATTCATAAGACTCTGCGTATTTTCTGTTGAATTACGGTCACTTAATTTGCAGTCAGTTGATGGATGAGTCCAAAGATAAAAAGAATCTAAAATACAAGAGCCGGTCATGACTTTTGCATTTACTCAACTAtgatgttttgtttttatttgtttctaaGTTGATGCTTACAATGCAGAATTGTTCACAAAAAAACAAACAGAAACTCATGTTCTGTTATGGCATCTACCTATGCTTGCACATGTTTATGAACTTATCCTGTGGTGATATCTAGTGgtgtgcaaaaaaaaaaaaacaaaaaaagaaacgaTAAATGAAAACAAACCGAACTTGAATTATGGGTTCTGTTCGGTTCTTAATGATTTAGATTCGGTTCAAAATTGTGATTATTACAATTCAATCCGCCTattactttcaaaaaaaatgaaaaaaccgAATCTACTGAAATATTTCgtagaaattaattaatttaattgtataaCAGTAAACAAATAATTGGTAGAGTAACATATATATGACTCTAAGACCTTAATTAATGTACTATGTTATCCATCTAACCGACTCTTTTATTTGTTCATTTTATGCACattcttttatatattatagattttttttttgttttatgtttttgacGGTTTGGTTACGGATATCTACTTCTAAAACATATGCAGTTTGATAGACAGTTTAATTCCTACATGGACACACAATATATTTTTGACAATGGACCAAACAACCCTCCAAGCTCCATACGATTTGGACCAAACTTTTCAGCAACAAACTTGTACCAGCTCTCTCCTAGTGAGGTAATATAATTTTCTCCGATTTTCTATGATAATATGTTGAATTCTCCTCTATAAGACTCGATTTTTGATACTGAGATTTGCAGGATCTAACTCTAGCCACATTGTTGATGAGACATATGCCATTCTATGAAAAATCTGCTGTACAAAATATGATAACGGTCACCAAGGAGAAATATGGAACCGTTCCTCGAATTTACGTTGTGTGTGACCAAGATTTGATAATTATGGAAGATTTCCAGAGGTGGATGATCACGAACAATCCGCCGGACGAGGTAAAGATTATAACTGGCTCTGATCATATGGTCATGTTTTCCAAACCACAAGAGTTATGCTCTTGCCTTCAAGAGATTGCCGAAAAATACTTATGAATTCACACTTGCTAGTCGTGGGCTAAAGGGAAGAATAATGTAATTGCGAAAATATTGGACCACTAATTTTGCATTACATGCATTGATTTTTCATCGTTTGTCTTTTTTGAGTTGACTTTTCGTGCTCCAATCTTATTTAgagctaggtagcacggacactttaTTCAATTGACGTGTCTCATTTCAAAAACATTTCGGATATTGACGTTTCGTACACGTAACATTTTAGAGTTTAATAtgttcaataatttttatttatgttaatgTTTTCATTTCAAAGAAATTGAACTATATTTCAaattggcctaatcactcaaaaacc containing:
- the LOC126654621 gene encoding methyl jasmonate esterase 1-like isoform X1, encoding MEATRRHFVLVHGACHGAWCWYKVATLLKSAGHKVTTLEMAASGVHPKQVDDIPLFSDYYEPLTEFMKTLLPDERVILVGHSLGGLCLSAAMERFPEKVSAGVFVTAYMPGPDFSYVTLKEEFDRQFNSFMDTEFMFDKGSNYPPTSIRLGPNCLATNLYQLSPTEDLTLATLLMRHLPFYENIAVQDTITVTKEKYGSVPRIFVVCDQDLIMTEDFQRWMIKNNPPDELNFSLNEKATIASLSQRIWQFTIYLIKILLTELPIGINDRGPVQGPRHLVQCGCGIF
- the LOC126654621 gene encoding methyl jasmonate esterase 1-like isoform X2; the protein is MEATRRHFVLVHGACHGAWCWYKVATLLKSAGHKVTTLEMAASGVHPKQVDDIPLFSDYYEPLTEFMKTLLPDERVILVGHSLGGLCLSAAMERFPEKVSAGVFVTAYMPGPDFSYVTLKEEFDRQFNSFMDTEFMFDKGSNYPPTSIRLGPNCLATNLYQLSPTEDLTLATLLMRHLPFYENIAVQDTITVTKEKYGSVPRIFVVCDQDLIMTEDFQRWMIKNNPPDELNFSLNEKATIASLSQRIWQFTIYLIKILLTELPIGINDRGPVQGPRHLVQCGCV
- the LOC130014479 gene encoding methyl jasmonate esterase 1-like codes for the protein MEATQRHFVLVHGACHGAWCWYKVATLLKSAGHKVTTLDMAASGVHPKQVNDIPLFSDYYEPLTEFMTTLPPDERVILVGHSMGGLCLSAAMERFPEKISAGVFATAFMPGPGFSYITVIEEFDRQFNSYMDTQYIFDNGPNNPPSSIRFGPNFSATNLYQLSPSEDLTLATLLMRHMPFYEKSAVQNMITVTKEKYGTVPRIYVVCDQDLIIMEDFQRWMITNNPPDEVKIITGSDHMVMFSKPQELCSCLQEIAEKYL
- the LOC126654621 gene encoding methyl jasmonate esterase 1-like isoform X3; the protein is MEATRRHFVLVHGACHGAWCWYKVATLLKSAGHKVTTLEMAASGVHPKQVDDIPLFSDYYEPLTEFMKTLLPDERVILVGHSLGGLCLSAAMERFPEKVSAGVFVTAYMPGPDFSYVTLKEEFDRQFNSFMDTEFMFDKGSNYPPTSIRLGPNCLATNLYQLSPTEDLTLATLLMRHLPFYENIAVQDTITVTKEKYGSVPRIFVVCDQDLIMTEDFQRWMIKNNPPDEYKSNHSTSERVSKS